The Abditibacteriaceae bacterium sequence CGTTGCGCGTTTGATACAGCGCTTTGAGAATTTGCCCCGCTTCGTCCCAGGTGTCGCGTGAAGATTCGTCCCAGATGTTGCAAAAGCGGTTGAGTTCGGACAACAGTCTGCCGCCCCACGCCGCATCGAGGTCTTTGTCCTTGTCACCATCGGCTTCCAAGTCGCGCAAAACAAGGATGTCGTAATACAGTTCCCATGCTTGCGGGTCGAAACGCGAGATGTCGCAGCGTTCGAGCAGCCAATCCGCGCGGCTCGAAACAGCGCCGCTACGCACATCGCCCTTTTTGTTGCATGCGATCTCGACGTGCACTTCAAGTGTTTCGCCGCCCTTGGCTTCGCGCACCAGAATCGCGTCGGACCGCTCACCAGAGCCGCCCGTATTCAAACCTTGAATACTTTTGCCGTCAATCCACAACGTCGCTTCCGAATGCGAAACGAATCTTAAATCAACACGCTGCCCGGCCCATTCCTGAGGAACTTCAAACGAAGCGCGCAGCCAGAACGTCGCCCAGCCGGGGCCAGGTATTTCGCCGAATTTCGCATCGCGGAATTCCAAATTCTGCGCGTCGCTGTAAGAAATGCGGTCGACCGGTCCGGCGATACGCATGGTTTGCGCTGCGGTGGAATCGGGATAAATGAGTCCCTTAATGCGTTCTGTAACTTGTCGAATACGCTCACGGGTATAATCGGGATGACGGTGCACAAAGTTCTCCTGGAAGTACGGTCGAAATCGGGTGCCCACGCAAAGGCGGAGCCAAAGGCAAAGCCGAGGTGAAGGGCGATACTATTATGACGTTCACTCCTCGGGCGCGGAACGAAAACACCGCTTCGGGCGTTTACTTTTATCATGGCACGACCTCACGAACCTAAGAAATCTAAACTTGCCGGGCCGCTGCTCGCTGCATCGCTCGTTTTAACGGCAGGCGGCATTGCGTTTTTGTCCGCAGCCAACAACTCAAAACTCGAAAAATTCACGCCGGTTGACTCGGTGGCGCCGTTCGAGCCAAAGCCGAAACCAAAACCCACTGCTGCTCGACGCGCCGAAAAGCTTCCCGAAGAAATCGAATGGCAGCCTTCGTTCGCCGCAGCGACGACGACCGCAAGAAATAGCGGCAAACCGCTGATGGTGACGTTTTACACCGATTGGTGCGGCTATTGTAAAAAGCTTGACAAGGAAGTTTTTACCGATTTTGCGGTTATCGCGGAATCAGCAAACTTTGTATCGGTGAAGGTCAATGCCGAGAAAGCGCCCGCGCTCGCGCAGAAATATGCCGTAACAGGTTTCCCCACAATCATCTGGCTCGATGGCAGCGGCAAGCCGCTTCTGGGCCTGCCCGGTTACGCCGACGCGGGCGAATTTCTGGGCTTCATGCGTCAGGCGCATCAGAAGAGTCTGGGTGAGGCGACCTAACTACCCTGAGATTCGACCGTACTGTACAGAAACATTCCAGATGCTTTCGCTAG is a genomic window containing:
- a CDS encoding thioredoxin family protein — protein: MARPHEPKKSKLAGPLLAASLVLTAGGIAFLSAANNSKLEKFTPVDSVAPFEPKPKPKPTAARRAEKLPEEIEWQPSFAAATTTARNSGKPLMVTFYTDWCGYCKKLDKEVFTDFAVIAESANFVSVKVNAEKAPALAQKYAVTGFPTIIWLDGSGKPLLGLPGYADAGEFLGFMRQAHQKSLGEAT